In Vibrio crassostreae, the following are encoded in one genomic region:
- the traV gene encoding type IV conjugative transfer system lipoprotein TraV — protein MNRHSLFSLSILLGLTGCSAGFESEYSCDKVGGVSGCVTMNEVRDNLYGYTGDSGNATVSPQSRLAPPSVFTLLPRRSRDGEPERSQEHVKKLTVFPFIDKDNHYIDTMDVYFVLDDSRWSGRPARAIWKD, from the coding sequence ATGAATAGGCATTCTTTGTTCTCACTATCGATACTCTTAGGTCTGACCGGTTGCAGCGCGGGCTTTGAGAGCGAATACAGTTGCGATAAGGTCGGCGGCGTTTCAGGGTGTGTCACCATGAACGAGGTTCGAGACAACCTATACGGTTATACCGGAGACAGTGGAAATGCCACCGTCTCTCCTCAATCTCGTCTCGCCCCACCTTCTGTCTTTACCTTACTGCCAAGGCGTAGCCGAGATGGTGAGCCTGAGCGAAGCCAAGAACACGTTAAAAAACTCACCGTCTTCCCTTTCATAGACAAAGACAATCACTACATCGATACGATGGATGTTTACTTTGTCTTAGACGATAGCCGTTGGTCTGGGCGCCCTGCGCGCGCGATTTGGAAAGATTGA